Proteins found in one Anopheles aquasalis chromosome 3, idAnoAquaMG_Q_19, whole genome shotgun sequence genomic segment:
- the LOC126575430 gene encoding fas-binding factor 1 homolog → MNFDLDDPLDGLLSDGSNDSLFGNEGTKKPAKASKSSKMEDLFGIKSTEAPKSVIKSEQPAVSGAPDRNQPASLDYSKPSTSATVQQPTSLTSVQGKKSGTPAKGTNAPALKPQTPQKKEISFDDSDLLSDLGFDPKKPKSKSSILDDILGGPLVASTKEVPAKSVVAKPRASLTTTKEEGPSTTTTTGNLSRQSTETSENVQTEATVMGGYAPSGSSLAPRRSGRRQSSISALNDPLGLFATPAEDKPVRRESRPSAKKGGADWLGLNEDNNSNEVDSVPAIPVPISKPLPPVSTTNTTGPIPAATVKVGETVAPVKQELKPKTEEDKTIRPLIVPDPQVFSSTLQFVNAETENALLAMEQQDFQLSVVNQMKNQEKALYDMQQKQRSVLQKQEAQFNELLQKQLQRHNALEELLSKQQERINANIQLIMNQPPSATLHSRLDSGAPFISSASVSHEAQIDDPLTKVELQTDVKRLEMEKLRLEDLIANLTTNHEQELSLLEASYKKQTGFLEESLKIMETRLKNDNKQLEEFYQSKVHTLELEKTKLIEDHLEHVKEMEENHRKVIEKLKQGYEESLEQLRQDHREMITTIRESKLLEFSVVQENQSYLQVLKNASSYLENASGDLQQLRDTLQDQIEFSQKEKDLQLKAREKQLDDQQRLLERTRESTNEEKVRLLSLVELLESKVTEMTKVSSQERWEYQQKCVKLEAERQGFEKEKQFLRERNQHEEDRIAELKLLQMEEHKRLQEKLGQERQALLEEKVKLETMAQLQSSSGQLKGTTSQAEIDAAIKVTEEATRQADREKDRYLQLQRQFETKRRELLSREGHLRERSDELESAMERARQRERNTENVYRSVRKAEQNLQLKMQLVQRQFREVSEREDRLAKEKIELSKERLELQAVRRKLQQTRCSLCRIGEKSQEIGDLLTTNTDSVADDLKLEANFTEMQHRLDSTGMKLDHYFDSDVERQMKLFLQRNRVDQLDLADLDGILQDEQQERPRAAGDEPVMFKLDALLSPVNFEPDQSHDQK, encoded by the exons ATGAATTTTGATCTGGACGATCCGCTGGACGGTTTGCTGAGCGATGGCAGCAACGATAGCTTGTTCGGTAATGAGGGGACGAAAAAACCAGCCAAAGCAAGCAAATCAAGTAAAATGGAAGATTTGTTTGGTATCAAATCGACGGAGGCTCCGAAGAGTGTTATCAAATCGGAACAACCGGCCGTCTCTGGTGCTCCGGATAGGAACCAACCCGCATCGCTGGACTACTCGAAGCCCTCGACATCAGCGACCGTGCAGCAACCTACGAGCTTAACGAGTGTACAAGGCAAGAAATCTGGAACGCCGGCCAAAGGGACGAATGCCCCGGCGCTCAAGCCACAAACACCCCAGAAAAAGGAGATTTCATTCGATGATAGCGACCTACTGTCGGATCTTGGCTTCGATCCCAAGAAACCCAAGTCCAAATCAAGCATCCTGGACGATATTCTCGGCGGACCTTTGGTGGCTTCGACGAAGGAAGTACCGGCCAAGAGTGTGGTCGCCAAACCGAGAGCGAGCCTTACGacaacgaaagaggaaggacCATCGACCACGACCACTACGGGCAATCTATCCCGTCAGTCGACGGAAACGTCGGAAAATGTACAAACAGAAGCCACGGTCATGGGTGGGTACGCCCCAAGTGGCTCATCGTTGGCACCCAGGCGCAGTGGACGTCGCCAATCCTCCATTTCAGCTCTGAACGATCCGTTGGGTTTGTTTGCCACTCCGGCGGAAGACAAACCGGTGCGCCGTGAATCACGACCGTCGGCCAAAAAAGGTGGAGCAGATTGGTTAGGATTGAATGAAGATAACAATTCGAATGAAGTCGATTCGGTTCCAGCTATACCGGTACCAATTAGTAAACCATTGCCACCGgtgtccaccaccaacaccactggGCCAATTCCTGCTGCGACAGTAAAAGTTGGCGAAACAGTTGCTCCAGTCAAGCAGGAACTGAAGCCGAAAACGGAAGAAGATAAAACAATTCGACCTTTGATCGTACCTGATCCTCAGGTATTCTCAAGTACCTTGCAGTTTGTGAACGCAGAGACGGAAAACGCTCTGCTGGCGATGGAACAGCAGGACTTTCAGCTGTCCGTCGTTAACCAGATGAAAAATCAAGAGAAAGCCCTGTACGAtatgcagcagaagcagcgatCGGTCCTCCAGAAACAGGAAGCACAGTTCAACGAGCTTCTACAGAAGCAACTTCAACGCCACAATGCCCTGGAGGAGCTCCTGtcgaagcagcaggagcgaaTTAATGCCAACATTCAGCTCATCATGAATCAACCGCCCTCTGCGACACTGCACTCGCGTCTTGATAGTGGGGCACCGTTTATCTCCTCGGCAAGTGTGTCACACGAGGCTCAAATCGATGATCCACTAACCAAAGTAGAGCTGCAAACCGACGTGAAgcgattggaaatggaaaagcttcGGTTGGAAGACCTGATCGCCAACCTGACAACTAATCATGAGCAGGAGCTGTCGTTGCTCGAGGCAAGTTACAAGAAGCAAACGGGATTTTTAGAAGAAAGCCTCAAGATCATGGAAAcacggctgaaaaatgacaataAGCAGCTGGAAGAGTTTTATCAATCGAAAGTGCACACCCTCGAGCTGGAGAAAACGAAGCTGATCGAAGATCATCTCGAGCACGTGAaagaaatggaggaaaacCATCGGAAGGTAATTGAGAAACTGAAGCAAGGCTACGAGGAAAGCTTAGAGCAACTGCGGCAGGATCATCGGGAAATGATCACCACGATACGTGAATCGAAGCTGCTCGAGTTTTCCGTCGTCCAGGAGAACCAATCCTACCTACAGGTGCTGAAGAATGCCTCGAGCTACCTGGAGAACGCATCGGGcgatctgcagcagctgcgtgACACATTGCAGGATCAGATAGAGTTCAGTCAGAAGGAGAAAGACTTGCAGTTGAAGGCACGCGAGAAGCAACTCGACGATCAGCAGAGACTTCTGGAGCGAACACGTGAGTCGACCAATGAAGAGAAGGTTCGTCTGCTGTCTTTGGTGGAGCTGTTGGAGAGCAAAGTAACAGAAATGACAAAG GTATCGTCACAAGAACGTTGGGAATATCAGCAAAAGTGCGTCAAGCTCGAAGCGGAAAGGCAAGGCttcgagaaggaaaaacaatttctCCGAGAACGGAATCAGCACGAAGAGGATCGTATTGCCGAACTGAAACTGCTGCAAATGGAGGAGCACAAGCGGTTGCAGGAAAAGCTTGGCCAAGAACGACAAGCGTTACTCGAGGAGAAGGTCAAACTAGAGACGATGGCTCAACTCCAGTCCAGTAGCGGCCAGCTGAAGGGAACGACCTCGCAAGCGGAAATAGACGCCGCAATAAAAGTAACGGAAGAGGCGACCCGGCAAGCGGACAGGGAAAAGGATCGATACCTACAACTGCAGCGTCAGTTTGAAACAAAACGACGGGAATTGCTATCCCGAGAAGGACATTTGCGCGAAAGGTCGGATGAGCTGGAATCGGCCATGGAACGAGCCCGGCAGAGGGAACGAAATACCGAAAACGTGTACCGTAGCGTCCGGAAGGCGGAACAGAACCTGCAACTTAAGATGCAGCTAGTGCAACGCCAATTTCGTGAGGTATCCGAACGAGAAGATCGTCTGGCGAAGGAAAAGATCGAACTCAGCAAGGAGCGACTAGAGTTGCAGGCGGTCCGGCGAAAACTACAGCAGACCCGCTGCAGTCTGTGTAGGATCGGTGAAAAATCGCAAGAGATCGGCGATCTGCTCACGACAAACACCGATTCCGTGGCCGACGATCTGAAGCTGGAGGCCAACTTTACCGAAATGCAGCACCGGTTGGATAGCACCGGTATGAAGCTGGACCATTACTTCGACAGTGATGTCGAACGGCAGATGAAACTGTTTCTGCAGCGCAACCGCGTAGATCAGTTGGATCTAGCGGACTTGGATGGTATCTTGCAAGACGAACAGCAGGAGCGGCCAAGGGCCGCTGGGGATGAACCTGTTATGTTCAAATTAGACGCCCTCCTATCGCCAGTAAACTTCGAGCCAGATCAGAGCCACGATCAAAAGTGA
- the LOC126579315 gene encoding plasma kallikrein-like: MRPLLGLWIVSLVCFPIFGGELDSFERNFSQNLIRSKRMAGGTDVESAEEVPYQASIRLLEPDRHLASGAILNFRFIVTQASFIVKLYRVYPGQELPDLARIRFGQVDLQSSANDQFQEIGSYVIHPNFSFIEARHDVALLKTVGVITFNERVQPIVLHKGPIPDNTYVQYTDWGADTEYAMPENYKPRLQRINAIAISNDRCSELLETLSLGNIISESRVCIYTNGEGSVCTGNAGGPLVVFENGQPQLVAIMNFAYLACNSSYPGGFERLWNHNRWIVASATIDLKYANFEKMCRLTRNVAAQMLANQQRAVRRRTAARDFL, translated from the exons ATGAGACCCCTGCTCGGACTGTGGATTGTGTCGTTGGTTTGCTTTCCGATCTTTGGTGGTGAGCTTGATTCGTTCGAAAGGAATTTCTCACAGAATCTTATCCGATCGAAACGAATGGCAGGTGGTACAGATGTGGAAAGCGCAGAGGAAGTCCCGTATCAAGCGTCGATACGCTTACTTGAGCCTGATCGACACCTGGCGAGTGGAGCGATCCTTAACTTTCGCTTCATCGTGACACAGGCATCGTTTATAGTGAAACTGTATCGAGTGTATCCGGGGCAAGAGCTACCGGACCTCGCGAGGATACGCTTCGGCCAGGTGGACCTACAATCAAGTGCCAACGATCAGTTCCAGGAAATCGGCTCGTACGTGATTCATCCGAACTTTAGCTTCATCGAGGCACGGCACGATGTGGCGCTGCTGAAGACGGTCGGTGTGATCACCTTCAACGAGCGTGTACAACCAATCGTCCTGCACAAGGGCCCAATCCCGGATAACACATACGTGCAGTACACGGACTGGGGAGCGGATACG GAGTATGCAATGCCTGAAAACTACAAACCTAGGCTACAGCGCATTAACGCCATTGCGATATCGAATGATCGATGCAGTGAACTCCTCGAAACGCTCAGTCTCGGCAACATTATCTCGGAGTCGCGTGTCTGTATCTACACCAACGGGGAAGGTAGTGTGTGTACG GGTAACGCCGGTGGCCCACTCGTGGTGTTCGAGAACGGTCAGCCACAGCTGGTTGCTATCATGAACTTTGCGTACCTCGCCTGCAACTCATCCTACCCCGGGGGCTTCGAGCGTTTGTGGAACCACAATCGCTGGATCGTCGCGTCGGCCACGATCGACTTAAAGTACGCAAACTTTGAGAAAATGTGTCGCCTCACGCGCAACGTTGCCGCACAGATGCTGGCCAACCAGCAGAGAGCGGTTAGGAGAAGAACCGCAGCGAGGGATTTCTTGTGA
- the LOC126579313 gene encoding rab11 family-interacting protein 4B isoform X1 yields the protein MNWHRLSDKLSPLKMMSTSKKVDYLSTTPTSATTPSSTSQPDSLDLDYDMWQGQFEFVGGPMPPVVNGNGGSSGSASHGSPLDKQSRTASSSLEDLRLNGYFPPDQPVLIDEETFLSLHPTDFPSSGPQSGFFLDDHHLSGSGGGGGGAPGEMPPLNNNNNNNNNNSNSTPNGNILNIKMLNNKTNNLISSVIIEEKNAKNNLINNNLKLINDNPELGNKYILKSHNGSNRMSDLIKTDLCDNLNEQLEILQRQVTNLADTQSNVDDRTSRTKTEYAVLQARYHMLEEQLRETELRAEERLTQEQKRHRELLARVEREAKLQNENCQIRIRTMEMEATSLREEIQRLRAQNDKQAADLHAAEEKLEKSMDSLMTAHQDLAEARAEEKKHRADKMAAEELMVELGKECERLRSERGPALPTTSPESLRLEELHQEMDELRQKSKALEEANEELQAMMLTRSIEEGRNLLNGPTNSLAQELEAMSQNQDTVDSSTLASLTQLQVAFQEKEDENRRLKHYIDTMLLNVVENYPQLLEVKAV from the exons ATGAATTGGCACCGACTTAGTGATAAACTTTCTCCGCTGAAAATGATGTCCACCAGCAAGAAGGTCGACTACCTGTCGACCACACCGACCTCGGCCACGACACCCtcgtccaccagccagcccgaCAGTCTCGATCTTGACTACGACATGTGGCAGGGCCAGTTCGAGTTTGTCGGTGGCCCAatgccaccggtggtgaacggcaacggtggcagtaGTGGCAGCGCTTCCCATGGTTCACCGCTCGACAAACAATCACGCACAGCTTCCTCTAGTCTAGAAGATCTACGCTTAAACGGATACTTCCCACCCGATCAGCCGGTGCTGATCGACGAGGAAACCTTTCTCAGCCTGCATCCGACCGATTTTCCCTCCTCCGGACCGCAATCGGGGTTTTTCCtcgacgatcatcatctgagcggttccggtggtggtggtggtggtgcgccagGTGAGATGCCACCGctcaacaataacaacaacaacaacaacaacaacagtaataGCACACCGAACGGCAACATACTCAACATCAAAAtgctcaacaacaaaacgaacaacCTCATCAGCTCGGTCATCATCGAGGAAAAGAACGCCAAAAACAATCTGATCAACAACAATCTGAAGCTGATCAACGACAATCCGGAGCTGGGCAACAAGTACATCCTCAAGTCCCACAACGGCAGTAACCGCATGAGCGATCTaatcaaaactgatttatgtGATAACTTAAACGAACAA CTCGAAATACTACAACGGCAAGTCACCAATCTGGCGGACACGCAGAGCAATGTCGACGATCGTACGAGTAGAACCAAAACGGAATATGCTGTGCTGCAGGCCCGCTATCACATGCTGGAAGAACAGCTGAGAGAG ACTGAACTGCGGGCTGAAGAGCGGCTCACGCAAGAGCAGAAGCGCCACCGGGAACTGTTGGCCCGCGTCGAGCGGGAGGCCAAGCTGCAAAATGAGAATTGCCAGATCCGGATACGAacgatggagatggaggcgACCAGCCTGCGGGAAGAGATCCAGCGGTTGCGTGCCCAAAATGACAAACAGGCCGCCGATCTGCACGCGGCAGAGGAAAAGTTAGAGAAATCCATGGACTCGCTGATGACCGCCCATCAGGATCTGGCCGAGGcaagagcagaagagaagaa ACATCGAGCGGACAAGATGGCAGCGGAGGAACTGATGGTGGAGCTGGGTAAAGAGTGCGAACGTCTACGATCGGAACGTGGCCCAGCACTGCCCACGACCTCACCCGAATCGCTACGGCTCGAGGAACTGCATCAGGAGATGGATGAACTGCGCCAGAAGAGCAAGGCCTTGGAGGAAGCGAATGAGGAACTGCAAGCGATGATGTTAACCCGGAGCATCGAGGAAGGGCGTAATCTATTGAACGGTCCGACGAACAGCCTTGCCCAGGAACTAGAGGCAATGAGCCAGAATCAG GATACCGTTGATTCGTCCACTTTAGCGTCATTAACACAG CTGCAGGTAGCGTTCCAGGAGAAGGAAGATGAAAACCGTCGATTGAAGCACTACATCGACACGATGCTACTGAATGTGGTCGAAAACTATCCGCAGCTGCTGGAAGTGAAAGCGGTGTAA
- the LOC126579313 gene encoding rab11 family-interacting protein 4B isoform X2, translated as MNWHRLSDKLSPLKMMSTSKKVDYLSTTPTSATTPSSTSQPDSLDLDYDMWQGQFEFVGGPMPPVVNGNGGSSGSASHGSPLDKQSRTASSSLEDLRLNGYFPPDQPVLIDEETFLSLHPTDFPSSGPQSGFFLDDHHLSGSGGGGGGAPGEMPPLNNNNNNNNNNSNSTPNGNILNIKMLNNKTNNLISSVIIEEKNAKNNLINNNLKLINDNPELGNKYILKSHNGSNRMSDLIKTDLCDNLNEQLEILQRQVTNLADTQSNVDDRTSRTKTEYAVLQARYHMLEEQLRETELRAEERLTQEQKRHRELLARVEREAKLQNENCQIRIRTMEMEATSLREEIQRLRAQNDKQAADLHAAEEKLEKSMDSLMTAHQDLAEARAEEKKHRADKMAAEELMVELGKECERLRSERGPALPTTSPESLRLEELHQEMDELRQKSKALEEANEELQAMMLTRSIEEGRNLLNGPTNSLAQELEAMSQNQLQVAFQEKEDENRRLKHYIDTMLLNVVENYPQLLEVKAV; from the exons ATGAATTGGCACCGACTTAGTGATAAACTTTCTCCGCTGAAAATGATGTCCACCAGCAAGAAGGTCGACTACCTGTCGACCACACCGACCTCGGCCACGACACCCtcgtccaccagccagcccgaCAGTCTCGATCTTGACTACGACATGTGGCAGGGCCAGTTCGAGTTTGTCGGTGGCCCAatgccaccggtggtgaacggcaacggtggcagtaGTGGCAGCGCTTCCCATGGTTCACCGCTCGACAAACAATCACGCACAGCTTCCTCTAGTCTAGAAGATCTACGCTTAAACGGATACTTCCCACCCGATCAGCCGGTGCTGATCGACGAGGAAACCTTTCTCAGCCTGCATCCGACCGATTTTCCCTCCTCCGGACCGCAATCGGGGTTTTTCCtcgacgatcatcatctgagcggttccggtggtggtggtggtggtgcgccagGTGAGATGCCACCGctcaacaataacaacaacaacaacaacaacaacagtaataGCACACCGAACGGCAACATACTCAACATCAAAAtgctcaacaacaaaacgaacaacCTCATCAGCTCGGTCATCATCGAGGAAAAGAACGCCAAAAACAATCTGATCAACAACAATCTGAAGCTGATCAACGACAATCCGGAGCTGGGCAACAAGTACATCCTCAAGTCCCACAACGGCAGTAACCGCATGAGCGATCTaatcaaaactgatttatgtGATAACTTAAACGAACAA CTCGAAATACTACAACGGCAAGTCACCAATCTGGCGGACACGCAGAGCAATGTCGACGATCGTACGAGTAGAACCAAAACGGAATATGCTGTGCTGCAGGCCCGCTATCACATGCTGGAAGAACAGCTGAGAGAG ACTGAACTGCGGGCTGAAGAGCGGCTCACGCAAGAGCAGAAGCGCCACCGGGAACTGTTGGCCCGCGTCGAGCGGGAGGCCAAGCTGCAAAATGAGAATTGCCAGATCCGGATACGAacgatggagatggaggcgACCAGCCTGCGGGAAGAGATCCAGCGGTTGCGTGCCCAAAATGACAAACAGGCCGCCGATCTGCACGCGGCAGAGGAAAAGTTAGAGAAATCCATGGACTCGCTGATGACCGCCCATCAGGATCTGGCCGAGGcaagagcagaagagaagaa ACATCGAGCGGACAAGATGGCAGCGGAGGAACTGATGGTGGAGCTGGGTAAAGAGTGCGAACGTCTACGATCGGAACGTGGCCCAGCACTGCCCACGACCTCACCCGAATCGCTACGGCTCGAGGAACTGCATCAGGAGATGGATGAACTGCGCCAGAAGAGCAAGGCCTTGGAGGAAGCGAATGAGGAACTGCAAGCGATGATGTTAACCCGGAGCATCGAGGAAGGGCGTAATCTATTGAACGGTCCGACGAACAGCCTTGCCCAGGAACTAGAGGCAATGAGCCAGAATCAG CTGCAGGTAGCGTTCCAGGAGAAGGAAGATGAAAACCGTCGATTGAAGCACTACATCGACACGATGCTACTGAATGTGGTCGAAAACTATCCGCAGCTGCTGGAAGTGAAAGCGGTGTAA